The genomic region AAAGGGTTAAAATTCTCCAGGCTAAAATTCCCTGGGCCTGGGACGTGCATAGGTCCAGTTCTGAGGAAGAAGAGAACTGAGAGGAagaggattgggggtgggggcggggggcttgcTCCTGATCATAAGCTGCAGAGGAGGTTAGCATTAAGACATAGAAGCCATCCCAGAATTAAGATTCATGGAAACAGGCCTGGGAGGCTGACCAGAAGTCAGTCAGTATACCTTCCTgcttacatatataattttatctggTCAAGGCTAGACAAATGTGGACTTAATCAATTTTTCCCCTGAAATAGAAAGAATAtttgatatataaagaacttcctTACAATAGGCATGAAATGGGTTACTAAGCAAGAAAAAGACGCAAGCATTACTTTGCTTAAGCATCTTGAATGGAAGAAAATTGGGCCAGAAGTCAGCCCTGCTTATCAGCAAAGAAAAGCTCTGAAGGTCcaagtttctttaatttttgatatttacTGGATGTGATAAGACTCCATGAATGGGTCCTggcagcatgactcagtggttagagcattggcccatgagctgaaggattccaggttcgattctgatcaagggcacagatctaggttgcaggttccccaccccagttggggtgcatgcgggaggcaaccaattgatgtgactctctcatatcaatgtttctttctctctttctcccctcttgccctccccactcccttccactctctctaaaatcaatggaagaactATCCTTCAGTAAGATTAACgacaacaaaaaagaatcaaGCAGTGAgtgcataaatgggtggaacaaaaaatccatgtttctctcataaatcaataaataaaaaataaaattaaataaaaaaatgaccctagccgctttggctcagtggatagagtgttggcctgcagaccgaagagtcccaggttcgattctggtcaagggtacagacctcagttgcaggctcctccccagcccggtcagggtgtgtgcaggaggcaaccaactgatgtttctctcacatcgatattcctccctgtctttccctctttcactctctctgaaaatcaatggaaaaatatcctcaggtgagaatttttaaaaataaataaaaaatgaaaagaaaagattatttataaaaaattactcccttggccagcatggttcagtggttgagcattgacctatgaaccaggaggtcatggtttgattcctggtcgggtcgaatgtccaggttgtgggcttgatccccagtgtgggagtgcaggaggcagccaatcaataattctctctcatcattgatgtttctatctctctttctccctctcccttcttctctaaaatcaataatattttttttaatttttttttaaagactccatGAGCCAGCAGGTACCTGTTACATGTGGAATCTGGGTTAAGGGAATTTTATTAACAAGAGGTTAATTAAGAAAGTGTCCTTGTCCAAGGGTCACTAAACAATCTCCATCAcacttttaatatttgtatttctgtagcTCCAAATTAGTGCATCCACCCTCCTCTTCTGGAGTCTCAAAAAAAAATCCCCTTCCTGGGACCAAGAGTCTAGCCAGGCTCACTGAGTGGTATCATGAAAAGTGTAGAATAAGACCAAAGGGTGCAAGGCTATTGTGGGCCCAATCAGACCATTAAAAGCCATACAACCTCCAGTAAATCACTTAACATCCCagcttactcatctgtaaaataaggggaTTGAACAAATTTATATAGATGGTTCCTTCCAGCTAGAAAGTTTTGTAGTTCTGAGTCGCAAGACTTCTGGACCCCAAGAGGAGTTAAAACAAATGGTCATCCCTTCAGTACCATGGAGAGTGCAGTGGGCTACCAGAGGAGCCACTGTGGCCACCTCAATACCCAGGTAGAGCTAGGCAGTGCTAGAGGGGCCGCATTTGACATTTTAACACCACAATTAAGGCACTGAGAAaagctagattttaaaaaattcttctctGGAagccatgggggagggagggaagaacagtGGTACCAGAgggtttatttttgccttttggaTGACACTGAAAATAGATAAGATGTAACAAAATAGATGTAACTAGAAGAATTTTAATTAGCTATAAGGAGTGTCCTGACAGTTACAGTTTGTACATCctggaatgagtgagtgaggcaTCATATTTGGGCCCATCACATTCTGTTGCTCTCCTGGGGATTCCCGGAACATCCTGGTGTACAGCCAATCTGGTATATTCAGAGGAAGCagatggtgggggaggagggggaaggctgggaatACTGCATGGTCATAGCTGACTAACCTATGGGCACATACTCTGATTCTGAGAAGATTCTAGGGCCCCTGAAACTGCCTGGAGGATAGCAAGCAAAATATTTCAGGGGAAGTTGACCTCATATCTGAGGCAAGTAGGGTTGGAATAGGACAAagctttcttcccccaccccaccctacctccaaaaaaaaaaaaaaaaaaacccactgctTTGTACATAGCAGTTTCTAGGATAGAAATACAGTGATACACAAGAAGACCCATATTGAAACTATATTCCTGAGCAGGGAAACTTTCCCCAAAGGGTGGCCTCAAATCAATGAACCCACTGAGAGACCCTCTAGGCACAATCAAGATCTGAATCACCTCCACATCAAACCAGGTCCCAGGCACCTAATCCGATGAGTTTTTCTCAATAGGAGAAAACGGGGACAGGGCCCAAGATCCTATGGACTGGCTTAGAACCCAGGTCATGCATCTATAGCTTGTGGGCACTAATCAACAGTTTTCTATAGTCCGGCCCTAACCACCATCCATGGCCAGACAGTAGCACTGACCTATTTTcctcccacactgggaatcaggggGTTATCTTGCCCTTATTTGGGTTCCATAGGGATGCAAGGCCAGGGATAGGGATCAGAAATCTTCCCAAAGCAGCAGGCCGATTACTTTTATGTGCGAGGAGAGCTGGTGGAGAAGGGGGTGTGGACCACCAAACCTTACCGCGTAGGGAAGGATGAAAGGTTTGGCGAGAAGGTTCTTAGAAACAACAGGGACAGGTACATAGAAACGTCTGCTGACTGGAGAACCATGATATTTGTCCCTCAAGCCTTGTGGTCCAAAAGTTTTTAGGGGCACTCTAAGGGGCAAGGGTTCAGAACGTCTGAGGTATAGCTGTGGTGAGGCAACTCTCACTGATAATTTCTAATACTTGCTGTCTTTCCCTCTATGGGGATTCCTACACCTCCACAAGCCCTCTAACAATTATTAACACTGCATTAGATGGGGTTAAAGAAAAGGAACTTCTTAGAGGGTCTAGAGTCAAGACCACCTTTTATCAAACATCCCAGTGGTTCTTTTTAGGGTCTCCCCTCCATAGCCCTCTGAACATCACTGCTCAGGTAGCTCCTCCAAACTGATCCCAGACCACAGCCTGCCCACCTTTTACACTGAGTGTACACCCTCCTGAGTTGGGGGCATGGAATCTCAGTCATGAACTCCGAGAATAAAGCAGGAGGCAAGAGGAAGGTACACCTGCTCACCTACTGCCACCCCACCACGGGGAGCCTTATTCCAGAGGCATGTCCCAACTTGACCCCTCTTCTGAAAGTTCTAGATTTGTGGGAGGGGGCATATAGCAAGCCCTAAGTTCCCTGAACTGGAACTGACCCTAAAAAGGTCAAGAGTCTCAGCACCCATAGGGGCCCCAGTCCTGGgattaggggtgggggtgggggtgggccggAGAGCCTCTGGGAAAATCCACCTCCCACAAGTAGGTTGGCAAGTAGGGCAGGACCTGTGATCCTGCACAAGAGGTTCTTTGAGCAGCACCCCAGACCCCTCCCCGGGAAGATAAGCCAGAAGGATGATGGGGGGCAGGGTTGGAAGATTGGAAGGCCAGGGCTCAGCCACCCAGGCCGGGAGAACAAAAGCTGAGTTGCAGCCGCCTCTGCTGCTGCCGGCGGCCGAGCTCTTTGTGACACTTTGTTTGGGACGCAGAGAGGGAAGCACCcccccatcctctcccctcccccatccccgctCCCAGAGAGTTTgggtcccttctccctcctccatcagccctacctggggagggaggggggggcggtcaTCCACTCAGGCTCCCGGCTGTgcagccctgcaccccaggcccctcGCGCCCTGCCTTCGGGCCCCTACAAAGACGGctgtccccgtcccccccccccaacccccgctggCCTTTCCCCTCTGGTGCCCCCTTTCCCGGCTTCCCCACCTGGCCCCCCTCCCTCGAGACCCCCCTGGCTCTCCAGGCTTCTGAGGCCGCAggcccccccctcgcccccccaggAGCTCTGGGCGAAGTTTGCTTGGGGTCGAGccggcgcccctcccccgcccccgccccctgcacctgctcCGAGCCCGGCGCGCGGAGTGGGGGGCCCCCCCtccgggaggggggagggggccgggggcgggggccgggtgGCGGAGGGGGGGCCGGGAGTGGGGGGAGCGGCTACTCACGAGCCCCGAGCGGGCGGCGGCggagcgggcggcggcggcggcggcggcgggcggcgggccggcGGCGCGGGCGTCAGCGTTACGTGGGGCCGGGGGAGATGCGCCGGGccccggcccccccgcccccggcccggcccccgccccctccccggtcccccgcccccggccctggCCCGCATTGTGTGCGGCGGGAGGCGGCCCGGCCATTAGCATGCGGGGGGCGGCGCGGCGCGCTGGGAGCCGGGAGCGGGCTCCGGCTCCGGGGACTGGGAGCCGGGAACCCCGGGAGCCGCGCGAGGCGGCCGCCAGGGGCGGGGTGCGGGCCGTTTGGAGACGGGGGGCGCTGtcggagggagggcggggggtggggcgcgCGGACGGTTTCCACCGAAGACTGGGAGAGATTTTGAAAGGTCATCTcgtccttcccccagcctcccggcGGCGCCGCCCCTCCCACCCTAAACCCGGACATACCAGGGAAGGAGTTGGCTCGGCCGCCTTTTCTGCCCCGACATGCACAGACTCGGGAAGTTCTTCCTGGGGTTTTATCTCAACGCCTCTCCCTGCAATTTGTGTCTCtttttggggaggaggaggggcgatTATAGAGATAGTTAATGTCTGCCATATAAGAAACATTATTAAAGTTACTCCTCGGTCCTTCCTGTTCTTGATAAACAATTCCTGCACCTTCCTCTCGAATTCTATTTTCCATTCCTTAAGTCACTTTACTGGCTCTTCaatacaacaaatatttactgagtgcttactgaGTGCCAGGCACGACGCTCGGCGCCGTGGGGGGTGGCCAGATGAGGGGGATGTAGCACCGTCCCCGGAGATTATAATCTAGACAGgggctatatatttttaagtagtaGAGTCAGATTTAGTCAATTACTGAATACCTGTTCACATGTTTAATAGTATATAATCCTTACAATTACACTCTGAAATGTTAGGTTACATTTACAGGTAAAGGAAAATGAAGCTAAAGAGTCTCTTTCCACTGGCCTGCCAGCTCAGGGAGCCTCAGTGCAAGCCCAACATCTCGCCTTCTGTCAGACCATCCACCGCTACCAAATCAAGTTAATACACAGCAGTTCTCAGCCATTTTAAGCGTGATTCCCActccccaggaaaaaaaaaaaaaaaagagtggacaCAATGCTCCAATGAGCACTGGCTCAGCACTGAGCAGGGCATAGGTGGCTTACAAAGAAGGCCGCTTTCCTCACAGAACCCAGCCTCCTGGTCCTAACTCCCAAGGGTCTTCTGGCTCAGTCTTCTTTCATCAtcgataataataatgatgatagccactaacatttattgagcacttacgtGCAAGGTGTTGGGCTGAGCTGGTTTATATGCATTTTCTCTTAATACTCAAAGGAACCCTGTGGTATTATTAACTTCCCTTTATAGGTAAGCAAAcaaagattaagtgacttgcaCAAGGTCAGCCAGGTAGATCTGGAATTTGAACATAGGTCTGGTTGCCTCCAAACCTCAGGGCTCTGCATCAAGACGATCTTTCCTATTTTTGATCTCTAAATATATATTGGGGGCCCCGCTGGTTCTGCTTCTTATTGTAGAAATAAATATCCCCAGCTTAGCTTCTGAATAAGCCCTTTAGTATATGGGCATCAGGCACAACAGTATGACCTCATCAGCGCCACTAATGGTTACTAAGCACCCACCATGAGTCAACAACCCTTCACAGTCATATTATTAGCCCCCGTTTTATAACTCAGTTTGAACAAACAGTGGTTCAAATAGGTAGAATAATgtattcaaggtcacacagctaggaaagtggcagagctgagattttaGTCCAGGTCAGCTTGGCTGCAAGGCAGCTTGTATCTCTCAATATTAATTGTTGCAATAGCATCCTCGCAAGACCGACCATTTGGGGACTATCTTCTATTCATGTCTAGCTGCAGATTATCACCAAGCTAAAAACAATCCCCACTATAATAGGGCACCCCAGCCTCTTTGTCAGTGTCCCATCCAGAGTAAACCCTtcaaaaaaggaaggagagaggagaaaccaTTCAGAAAGTGACAGATAGGAAGCCAAGGGAATTAAACCTTGCCTGGTTTGGGGACAAAGCTGCAAGTGGTAATGACATGGGAACAATCCAGACAGTAATGTGGGATTTCCCTAGGGAACAGCAAGTTAtttgaggaggaagaaaaaaaaaaaaaaaaaggagaaagattaGATGGAGATGGGGGTTGGGGACAGAATTAGGGCCCAGGGTGGTAGCATCCATGGGTGAGTGATCAGAAGAGGAACCCAGGATGGGCAGAGATGGAGGCAACAGGAAACAGGAACAAAGCAAGGCAGAGCTGGGCATCTCGTGGAGTGAAGAGAGGCTGGTATCTACCTCCGGCCACTTCCTGGGTCCTTAGGCCCTCTTAGAGACCTTTGCCCCACCGCACCCCAACCCTGACAGCCTGTCTCAGCCAAGACAAGTTTGCTGTCAGCTCTGAGCCACCAGGCCCCACCAGGAGCTCCAAGCCCAGCTGGGTCCCTCTGGAGTAGCTGCTTCAGAGTAGGTAGGTGAGAGGTCCTGAGCCTCAACTCCCTGGATATTAGAAGCATGCGGAGGGGCAGCTGAAATAGAGGCTCCTGCATGACCTGTCTCCTGCCTTTTtcccaggaaaaaaaacaaccaagctTCAGCAATCAAGGGAGCCATGGAGGACAGAGCTGGTCAGCAAGAGCAAATCAGACCCAGCCCTCGTCTGGAAAAGCTACAGCACTGGGCCAGGCACAGGCAGAGTGGGCACCTCTTGGTGCTGGCGGTGAGGCCAGGATGCCCTACCCCACGCTTCAGCATATCCACTCGTACCCCAATCCAATTCCATCTATGTTTTGTGAACACTTACCATGTGTTTGAAAATGTTAGACTctgagagggaggagggtggaggaagcATAGCATAAATAAGGCAAAACCCTTAATCTACAAGCAGCTTCCATCCTGTGGGGGAAGCACGTAGGGAAGTAACTAAACTCTGACACCGGGCGGAACAAATGAAATGATATCCCCTTCCTTCACTGCCCTTGGTTGACTACTTTCCACCACCAGGCATTCCGGCCAGTTgcaggggttgggaggagggaagggaatcGCTGACAGTTCCCCTGCGTCTGGCCTCCAGGTGAGCCAACTATGGCTAGCAGTGGCTGTGGTGCCCTTGGCTGTCTCAGTTGCCTGCCTGAACTCTGCTTGTCACATGGCCACTGCACTGCCGCTTGGACCTGGAGCATTGGTAAGGTCCACCACAACAGAGGATGGAAGCAAGATCCTGGGGGCCCTTCACTAATAGGACCAGAGCTCAACACTTGCCTTTCTCACCATTCAGGGTCTCCTCACTGGGATTGTTACCCTTGAGCTACGCAGAGCACCCCGCCTTTGGAAGGTGAGAGGGGAAGTGAATGCAATACTATTCTTTGACcatccaaaacacacacacacacacacacacacacacacacacacacacaccacccctcaACCTAGAAAGTGGCTCTCCAACCTAATCCTGTCAGCTCTCTGCCTGACAGTCCTAAAAGACGaaggcaaaaagcaaaaaaaaacatgGAGGGCTGAGTGCCCTGTTAGGAGAATAAAAGCTGAGTTTTGTTTTCGGGTAGGTGCAGGTTGGGCTTGGGGTTGCAATGAGCCCCCTTAAGCTAGGCAGGGCTGAACTGGTTCACTGGCAGGTGCGGGCCATGATGATACTCAACACCATCGATCTGATCTTTGGCTTCATTGTGGTGGCGGTTGAAGTGATGAAGACAGCCTTGGGGCCTGCAGCAACTGCCTCCTCCAAGGTACCGGTGAGTAAAGGAGAAGATGGGAAGACGAGGAGGCAAAAGGAGACGGAGAGGGATACGGGCAGGGGCAAACAGGTGTTGGTTCCCCTGTAGCATCCTCAGCCTTGTCTACCTGTAGCTGGACGGCTTGTTGGTGCTGGAGCTCAGTGCTGAGGCTTTCACCCTAGGAGGAGTGCTGGTCTCAGCATATTCCCTACTCCTGCTAAGCCAGAGGAAGCCAGGATGCTGCAGGAGACAGAGTCTGCACTACCAGGAGCTGCAGCAGGTACTGAGGGCAGGGAGAAAAAGATGGAGCTACCTAGGGGCTCGTTTTTTTTTCAATGGCTATTTTGGCCAATGGCACTTAAAGGAAAACAATGgggcagggaggaaaggaaggggtccTAGACTCATGCTAATTGGTTTTCTGACTGGACATCTCTCTCCTAATGGTGGGTAAGAGGGAATTGGATGTCTAAATAGTTGGACCCAGAAATGTGGGAGAGCGTTAGAAAGCTGCCTAAATATTAGAAGGGCTATTGGAACACAAGACAAAaatgagagagcaggaggaagttGCTTTTGTCGATGATTCCTCCTTTCTCACCCCTCACACTTCTGTCTGGTTTTCAGGGTCTCTCTGAGTTGGAGGAAGTTACTGATTCGGAGAATGGTTCCGCGGTGGCTGGCACAGCAAACCGAACAACTGCATGAGATGGCAAGGGAAGCAGACAAGTGCTGCTCTCCTACCCTATGGGAGCGTTCTCCAGACCCTACTGCACCCCACCAAACTCAGAAAATAGATGGAGGCCCTGGAGACCTACATGCAATCCAGTGGGAATGCCTTCAATTTCCACTCAGACTAGGACCCTTTCTCGTCTAGGGGAAGCTATACCTCGACCAGATTCTTCCCTCACCTCATTGCCCTGAAATGCTGCATCCCCCCCGCAGGACATCCTTAGGCTAACTTTCAGCTTCCCCCCTGCCATCCTTACCCACCCCCGTCCCATATAGCTTCATATCTTTCTCATCTCACTATGTCTCTTCTTTCCACCTTTCATAATCCCATCCACTCCAAGCCCAGGTTCGCAGACGCGGCGACTCCCTGAAATCAATTCACGGGTGCTTTAGTTCTCCCCCTCCGACTGGTTCCGTACTCCGGCGGAGACTACAAGTCCCGTGATGCCCCGTACCCCGCGGCCTGCTGGGAAATAAAGAGCCTTTTCTCCGCGGTGAGGGCGCCGTGCATCTGCTGAGTGACGCGAGGAGCAGAAAGTCCGGGCCTAGCCGACTTTCCTCGGACGCGACCACTGGCCCGGCGTTCAGGGAGGAGCCAGGCGGGTTATTCTGAAAGGGGGCGCCGCTACCCGAACCGGGGCAACTGAGAGCTGACTGTGGCTCCATGATCCTCCCTCTGGCAGCTTCGGAAACCCGCAGGCGTTGGGGGACGGCCCTCGGCAAAGCTGGGGTTCCCCGTATGCTGTCATCGCGCCCCCTCTGGCAGTGCCCAAGTCTAAAGTCCTGAGACTTGGAGCGCGCGCGAGAAAGGGGTTGGAGATGATGAGTCAGAAGCCCGGGGCCCTTCACGCCGCCCTCCCCCGGAGTCTGGCCGCCTGAGAAGGTCCGGCTCACAGGGCGGACAGGTGGactgggcaggaagagggaggggcgCGGCCACTCAACCTAAGACTTTCCCGCCTCTGCGAGCACGCGGTGGAACGGGCCCGCGTGGCCGCCACCCCTTCTCGCCAAGGCGGGAGTAGGACTGCGCAGGCTCAGCCTCAGCCTCTCCGCAGCCCCGCCGACCTTTGATCCCGGCAGCCGTCCGGTTGCTGAAGCTCTTGTTGCGCTCAACCCCCACCGTTTATGAACTTTGCAAGTGTGCAAAGATGACGAGCACACGCGGGCTTGAGAAAAGCCCAGAAAAACCGATAGAGGCCCAGGAGTGCTAATCAGGGCAGCTTATTAGCCCTCCTAGAAGTTGCCCCGAGCTGGAGTACTAAAAGAACTCACCCCAAATTCACAGAGTGCCCGGGATGGGTGTGCGCCTCACACTCATTTTTGTTCCCCCTTGAGAAGGCTTCTTCCCCTTAGAGAATGCTGCTTCTCCGAAGTTGGCCAAGCCCAGGCACCAGCGAGGAAAGAGCGCAGCCTGGCTGCCTTGCCCTCACATTGCAGCGGTGCCAGCGGCAACTCCTTTCTGTTTGTGACACCTTGGGAGTGGTAATAGTCGCCCTATGACAAGGTTATGTGAGTACTAGTGGGTGGGGATAGTTCTGGGATTAGGTTTTGGAATGGAAAAAAGATCTgggcctctctcttcccctcccactcTAACTGCCAGAATAATGGAAAGCTCATGTGTGAAggattcagaaaataattttcttccaagTTAGAAGGTGGTGGTGGATGAGGAAAtggggggtaaaaaaaaaaaaaaaatcaacaatggaTTCTCACTGTCTTCCAGATAGGAACTACAAATTTTAGTGACATGATCAGGTCTAGGAATTGCATTCTAGTTCTTGAAAAAGGTCAGTGACCATGCAGATGAATCCTTGTATCAGTCAGGTTGGGGCTAGGTTATGCCGTGGTAACAGTGCCAGAATCGCAATGGCTTAAAACCAcaaaggtttctctctcacac from Eptesicus fuscus isolate TK198812 chromosome 5, DD_ASM_mEF_20220401, whole genome shotgun sequence harbors:
- the TMEM253 gene encoding transmembrane protein 253, coding for MEDRAGQQEQIRPSPRLEKLQHWARHRQSGHLLVLAVSQLWLAVAVVPLAVSVACLNSACHMATALPLGPGALGLLTGIVTLELRRAPRLWKVRAMMILNTIDLIFGFIVVAVEVMKTALGPAATASSKLDGLLVLELSAEAFTLGGVLVSAYSLLLLSQRKPGCCRRQSLHYQELQQGLSELEEVTDSENGSAVAGTANRTTA